One window of the Pseudomonadota bacterium genome contains the following:
- a CDS encoding glycogen/starch/alpha-glucan phosphorylase — MSKPDYTVFFTDHKTADTYSLANQFAEHIELSLVKDKSTVTKEDAYNALAMSIRDRLIRRWLRTQRQYREHDAKRVYYLSLEYLMGRLLGNALNNLRYYEECAQILDDLGYKLDEIREIEHDMGLGNGGLGRLAACFLDSMATQRLPAYAYGLRYEYGIFDQKIENGYQVEVPDNWLTYRNPWEVIRPELTYRIRFGGNVQKAHLRSGETIHTWVDTDDVMAVAYDIPVPGYGNNVVNNLRLWQAKSTQDVDFTLFQTGDYLQAVRRKSGQEAISKFLYPNDDNYSGKVLRLKQQYFFVSATLQDIIRIHKRQHKDLSDFHEKIAIQLNDTHPSIAIAELMRILLDEERMPWELSWDIVRRTFAYTNHTIMAEALERWPVSIMQSLLPRHMDIVYEINRRFMDEVGKVYPGDVDRLRRMSIIEEGAEKRVRMANLAIVGSFAVNGVAELHTRILKERIFPDFNEFYPNKFINITNGITQRRWLQKANPILSEVIDSRIGDGWALDLNELRRLEDFASDEEFSEAWQSAKWSNKNSLAQYIGDTMGIDVDVNSMFDVQIKRIHEYKRQLLNILHAIALYNEIKDNPNAEFTPRTVIFAGKAAPGYRMAKLIIKLINSVAGTINLDPATKDVLKVVFLRNYSVSLAERIIPAADLSEQISTAGTEASGTGNMKLALNGALTIGTMDGANIEIAETVGRENLFVFGYTEEEIEQQRRQGYFPMSCLEKDERLRRAVQMIAEDHFNWREPGIFQPIVDSLLRGGDRFFVLADFGSYAEKQREAAKLFNDKREWTKRAILTAARMGRFSSDRTVAEYSSKVWGTNPEEY; from the coding sequence ATGAGCAAACCGGACTACACAGTCTTCTTCACGGACCACAAGACCGCGGACACCTACTCGCTGGCCAACCAGTTCGCCGAGCACATCGAGCTGTCGCTGGTCAAGGACAAGAGCACGGTCACCAAGGAGGACGCCTACAACGCGCTGGCCATGTCGATCCGCGACAGGCTGATCCGCCGCTGGCTGCGCACGCAGCGGCAATATCGCGAGCACGACGCCAAGCGCGTCTACTACCTCTCGCTCGAGTACCTCATGGGCCGCCTGCTCGGCAACGCGCTCAACAACCTGCGGTACTACGAGGAGTGCGCCCAGATACTCGACGACCTGGGCTACAAGCTCGACGAGATCCGCGAGATCGAGCACGACATGGGGCTCGGCAACGGCGGCCTGGGAAGGCTCGCCGCGTGCTTCCTCGACTCCATGGCCACGCAGAGGCTGCCCGCATACGCCTACGGCCTGCGCTACGAGTACGGCATCTTCGATCAGAAGATCGAGAACGGCTATCAGGTCGAGGTGCCGGACAACTGGCTCACCTACCGCAACCCGTGGGAGGTGATCCGCCCCGAGCTCACCTACAGGATACGATTCGGCGGCAACGTCCAGAAGGCCCATCTCCGCTCCGGCGAGACCATACACACCTGGGTCGACACCGACGACGTGATGGCGGTCGCGTACGACATACCGGTGCCCGGCTACGGCAACAACGTGGTGAACAACCTGCGGCTGTGGCAGGCCAAGTCCACCCAGGACGTGGACTTCACCCTCTTCCAGACCGGCGACTACCTGCAGGCGGTGCGGCGCAAGAGCGGCCAGGAGGCGATCTCCAAGTTCCTCTACCCGAACGACGACAACTACTCGGGCAAGGTGCTCCGCCTCAAGCAGCAGTACTTCTTCGTCTCGGCCACGCTGCAGGACATAATCAGGATCCACAAGCGGCAGCACAAGGACCTCTCCGACTTCCACGAGAAGATCGCGATCCAGCTCAACGACACGCACCCGTCGATAGCCATCGCGGAGCTCATGAGGATACTGCTCGACGAGGAGCGGATGCCCTGGGAGCTGTCATGGGACATCGTGCGCCGCACGTTCGCGTACACCAACCACACCATCATGGCCGAGGCGCTCGAGAGATGGCCGGTGTCCATCATGCAGTCGCTGCTCCCCAGGCACATGGACATCGTCTACGAGATCAATCGCCGGTTCATGGACGAGGTGGGCAAGGTCTACCCGGGCGACGTGGACAGGCTGCGCAGGATGTCGATCATCGAGGAGGGCGCGGAGAAGAGGGTGAGGATGGCCAACCTGGCCATAGTGGGCAGCTTCGCGGTCAACGGCGTGGCGGAGCTGCACACGAGGATACTGAAGGAGCGCATCTTCCCCGACTTCAACGAGTTCTATCCCAACAAGTTCATCAACATCACAAACGGAATCACGCAGCGCCGCTGGCTGCAGAAGGCCAACCCGATCCTCTCCGAGGTGATAGATTCGCGCATCGGCGACGGCTGGGCGCTGGACCTCAACGAGCTCAGGAGGCTGGAGGATTTCGCGTCGGACGAGGAGTTCTCCGAGGCGTGGCAGAGCGCGAAGTGGTCCAACAAGAACTCGCTGGCGCAGTACATAGGCGACACGATGGGGATCGACGTGGACGTGAACTCCATGTTCGACGTGCAGATAAAGAGGATACACGAGTACAAGAGGCAGCTGCTCAACATCCTGCACGCGATCGCGCTCTACAACGAGATCAAGGACAACCCGAACGCGGAGTTCACGCCCAGGACCGTGATCTTCGCGGGCAAGGCGGCCCCGGGCTACAGGATGGCCAAGCTCATCATAAAGCTCATAAACTCGGTGGCCGGCACGATCAACCTGGACCCGGCGACGAAGGACGTGCTCAAGGTCGTTTTCCTCAGGAACTACTCGGTGTCGCTGGCTGAGAGGATCATCCCGGCCGCCGACCTCTCCGAGCAGATATCGACCGCGGGCACCGAGGCCTCCGGCACCGGCAACATGAAGCTCGCGCTCAACGGCGCGCTGACCATAGGGACCATGGACGGCGCGAACATCGAGATCGCCGAGACCGTGGGCCGCGAGAACCTCTTCGTCTTCGGCTACACCGAGGAGGAGATAGAGCAGCAGAGGCGCCAGGGATACTTCCCCATGAGCTGCCTCGAGAAGGACGAGCGCCTGCGCAGGGCGGTGCAGATGATCGCCGAGGACCACTTCAACTGGCGCGAGCCGGGCATATTCCAGCCGATCGTGGATTCGCTCCTGCGCGGGGGCGACCGCTTCTTCGTGCTCGCCGACTTCGGCTCCTACGCCGAGAAGCAGCGGGAGGCGGCAAAGCTCTTCAACGACAAGCGCGAATGGACGAAGCGGGCCATCCTCACCGCAGCGAGGATGGGCCGCTTCTCGAGCGATCGCACTGTGGCGGAGTACTCCTCGAAGGTCTGGGGCACGAATCCCGAGGAGTACTGA
- a CDS encoding carboxypeptidase M32, producing the protein MNRDYLEIERHMKEASAIGSAAGLLGWDQETMMPPKAAGSRAEQSAALAGVIHDKIVDKRIGRLLKGLARRPGRLSPDRRVCVREWLRDHTRAAKVPRELVQELARVTTLAHQAWIKARRARDFKAFSPWLRKVVALIRREAECVGYKGHPYDALLDQYEPGMTVEKLDPIVRGLAEGLAPIAKRLLASKNHPDNSILKRGYPEREQEALCRDVMEMLGVDAEASRMDRSVHPFCCGIAPTDVRITTRYDERWLPAALYGVIHESGHALYEQGLPAKHLGTPLAEAVSLGIHESQSRFWENVVGRSLPFARLIVPMLRKRFPRQMAKASPEEFYRALCRVKSTPIRVESDEVTYNLHIVLRYGLEKDLIAGEIGVDDLPGLWNEGMASLLGITPGDDAQGVLQDTHWSDGLIGYFPTYLIGNLAAAQLWARMRRDIPRAEAMIARGRLEPILGWLRERIHRHGRRYRTSELLERATGEPLDQRHFLDYVESKYGSIYGMDRGA; encoded by the coding sequence ATGAACAGGGATTACCTCGAGATAGAGCGGCACATGAAGGAGGCCTCCGCGATCGGCTCGGCAGCCGGGCTCCTCGGCTGGGACCAGGAGACCATGATGCCGCCGAAGGCGGCCGGCTCCCGGGCGGAGCAGTCGGCAGCCCTCGCAGGGGTGATCCACGACAAGATCGTGGACAAGAGGATCGGCAGGCTGCTCAAGGGGCTCGCGAGGAGGCCAGGGCGCCTCAGCCCGGACCGGCGGGTCTGCGTGCGGGAGTGGCTGCGCGACCACACCCGGGCGGCCAAGGTGCCCAGGGAGCTGGTGCAGGAGCTGGCGCGCGTGACCACGCTCGCCCACCAGGCCTGGATCAAGGCCCGCAGGGCGCGCGACTTCAAGGCGTTCTCGCCGTGGCTCAGGAAGGTGGTCGCCCTCATAAGGCGCGAGGCGGAGTGCGTGGGATACAAGGGCCACCCATACGACGCGCTGCTCGACCAGTACGAACCGGGCATGACGGTGGAGAAGCTCGACCCGATCGTCCGGGGGCTCGCGGAGGGGCTCGCGCCGATCGCGAAGCGGCTCCTGGCGTCGAAAAACCATCCGGACAACTCGATACTCAAGAGGGGCTACCCCGAGAGGGAGCAGGAGGCGCTCTGCCGCGACGTCATGGAGATGCTGGGGGTGGACGCCGAGGCCTCGCGCATGGACCGCTCGGTGCACCCGTTCTGCTGCGGGATCGCGCCCACCGACGTTCGCATAACCACGCGATACGACGAGCGGTGGCTCCCGGCGGCGCTCTACGGCGTGATCCACGAATCGGGGCACGCCCTCTACGAGCAGGGGCTGCCGGCCAAGCATCTCGGCACGCCGCTGGCCGAGGCGGTGTCGCTGGGCATCCACGAGTCGCAGTCGCGGTTCTGGGAGAACGTGGTCGGACGCAGCCTCCCGTTCGCGAGGCTCATCGTCCCGATGCTGCGCAAACGGTTCCCGAGGCAGATGGCGAAGGCATCTCCCGAGGAGTTTTACAGGGCGCTGTGCCGGGTGAAGTCGACGCCGATCCGCGTGGAGTCGGACGAGGTCACCTACAACCTCCACATAGTCCTGCGTTACGGTCTCGAGAAGGACCTCATCGCGGGCGAGATCGGGGTGGACGATCTGCCGGGGCTCTGGAACGAGGGAATGGCGAGCCTGCTCGGCATAACGCCCGGAGACGACGCGCAGGGGGTGCTGCAGGACACGCACTGGTCCGACGGGCTCATCGGATACTTCCCCACCTACCTCATCGGCAACCTCGCAGCGGCCCAGCTCTGGGCGCGGATGCGCCGAGACATCCCGCGCGCCGAGGCGATGATCGCCCGCGGGAGACTCGAGCCGATCCTCGGCTGGCTGAGGGAAAGGATCCACCGGCACGGCAGGCGCTACCGGACCTCGGAGCTCCTCGAGAGGGCCACGGGCGAGCCGCTCGACCAGCGGCACTTCCTGGATTACGTAGAGTCGAAGTACGGCTCGATCTACGGCATGGACAGAGGTGCGTGA
- a CDS encoding OmpA family protein: MSKRLMCSALVLAALAAIAAAGCAARCKDCGKTVKVTTLGSVHFDFDRAALKPEGKRVLDEDIKLAKQNRSLDLSIEGHCDIVGSDLYNQQLSERRARAVYDYLLKNGIDAGRMRTVGYGRTKPLLPNDSPANRAKNRRVEIHIIKARP, translated from the coding sequence ATGTCAAAGAGACTCATGTGCAGCGCATTGGTGCTGGCCGCCCTGGCGGCGATAGCTGCCGCCGGCTGCGCGGCCCGATGCAAGGACTGCGGCAAGACCGTGAAGGTCACGACCCTCGGGTCGGTGCACTTCGACTTCGACAGGGCAGCGCTCAAGCCCGAGGGCAAGAGGGTGCTGGACGAGGACATAAAGCTCGCAAAACAGAACAGATCGCTCGATCTGTCGATCGAGGGCCACTGCGACATCGTGGGCTCGGACCTCTACAACCAGCAGCTCTCCGAGCGGCGGGCGCGGGCGGTCTACGACTACCTGCTCAAAAACGGGATCGACGCCGGCCGCATGAGGACCGTGGGCTACGGGAGGACGAAGCCGCTTCTGCCCAACGACAGCCCCGCGAACAGGGCGAAGAACCGCAGGGTGGAGATACACATCATAAAGGCAAGGCCGTGA